The Sus scrofa isolate TJ Tabasco breed Duroc chromosome 6, Sscrofa11.1, whole genome shotgun sequence region CTGCAAGCCGAAGTAATACCTCACCGTCTGGCCCGCAGGAATCCTCGTGGCCCACTACCTCCAGAGCATCACGCCGTGTCTGGCGCTGGGCGGAGAGCTGGTCTACCACCGGCGGCCCGGGGAGGAGGGCACCGTTATGTCACTAGCTGGGAAATACACACGTGAGCCTGGGGGCCCTGGACTCTGGGGCCGAGGGTGGAGGGACCTGGGGTCGAGGGAGGTTGGTGGGGAACATGGTTCCTGGATGCCCACACCCCCTTGAAACCTGCCTACCTCTCCTTGTAGTGAACAACTGGTTGGCGACAGTAACACTGGGTCAGGCGGGCATGCACGCGACGTATTACCACAAAGCCAGCGACCAGGTGAGCTGGTCCAAGGACCGGCCAGAAGGGCATGCTTGCTGGCCGTGGGGTGTGGGGTGCCAGGGGCTAGGGGGCTGACCTCGCATGTTGCCCTGGCCCCTCCAGCTACAGGTGGGTGTGGAGTTCGAGGCCAGCACAAGGATGCAGGACACAAGTGTCTCCTTCGGGTACCAGCTGGATCTGCCCAAGGCCAATCTCCTCTTCAAAGGTACGGGTCTCTCTCTCCGTGTTTGGGGAACAGGCGAGAGGTGGCTCCGCTCTGAACCGGTGTGGAGGCCAGAGGAGGCACGGGGGCCAGCGTGCTGGGCCCCAAGCTTTGCGCTCACCAgtctccctccccagcccgctCTTTTCTTTTGTCACGAGTGGAGGGCAAATTAGAGCACAGCCCGGCTGTCCCACTAGCTAATGTTCAGGAGGTGGCACGGTCACAGCTGGATGCAAGCCCTCCCCGAGGCTGACTTAAGTTTCTTCTAGGCCCCCCgtggttctcaggcttggggtgtGGGGACCGCCCCGGAAAGGCCGCTTCCGTCAGCCTGGGCTTCCAAAGGCAGcttggaggcccagggaggggcttGGCCCTGAAGCCTGCCTCCCCTGCTCACTTCTGGCCGCTACTCTGTGGTCAGCCCcgagcccagggctggggctgggtcccagctctgctcctctgCTCGGGTTCAGTGGGGCGTGGGGCGGCTCCAGGCCCTTGCACACCCAGCGGGTCTGGTGCGGAGGCCCTAGAGGGGATCTCAGTCTTTCCTTCAGCGGATGCTCAGCACCTGCTCTGCGCCCATCCCCAGGTGGCTCCCCACCCCCCGGAGCTCAGCGGGAGGGACAGTCCCATCCCCAGAGAGCAGAGCAGCGACCCAGTGTGGACGGGCCTGGGGCCAGGGGGTCTCTGAGCTCAGAGCAGGACAGGGGCGGCGCTCTGGACGCCTGCAGTCTGGCTGGTGGTGTCTGAGCCGGGCTGGAGGGCGGCTCTTAGTGCGGCTGCGTACCCACAGGCTCCGTGGACAGCAACTGGATCGTGGGCGCCACGCTGGAGAAGAAGCTCCCGCCCCTGCCCCTGACGCTGGCCCTGGGGGCCTTCCTGAATCACCGGAAGAACAAGTTCCAGTGCGGCTTTGGCCTCACCATTGGCTGAGCCCCTGCTGGGCCCCGCCTTCCACGCCCTTCCTCCTTCAGCCCCACCTCCACCGCCCCCTGCCACGGAGGGGAGACctgagcccccctccccctcccttccctccctccttgggGGTCAGGGGGCAGCGGAAAGGAGGGGACGCATCACCCCAGTAGCGGAGGGGGGATTCTGGAACCACGGGCACATCAGGACTCGGAGGACCAGCAGCAGCGTGCCCGGTGGGCCTGGGGTCCAGGAAGGCATTCTGGAATCGAAGAGCACGCGAGATTCTGAGCACCAGGGGCAGAGGCGGCCAGACAACCTCAGGGAGGTGTTGGGGTGTCCCCGTCCCCCGAAGGGCCCCGGGCCCTGCCCCGAGGGGGCAGCAAGAAGAGCTTCCCGTCCCCGGTCCGTCCCCCGCCCACTTTCCCCACCACCCCTCGCTCGGTATAAATCATGTTTATAAGTTATGGAAGAACCGggacattttacagaaaaaaaacaaaaaaaacaacaaaaaatatacatggaaaaaaaagcaaacaaatgaactGAGAGGCCTCTTCCTCTGTGTGGCGTGACCGTGGCCCGTTTGGCTGCTCCCTTGACCTGACCTCCTGTGCTGCCAGGTGGGGGTGCGAACAGCCAGGGGGTCATACCTGGTCACTGGCCACACCACCTCCCTGTGCCCTTCCCAGCAGGGACATCTCGGGCCTCCCCTCATCAGGAGGGCGAGGTCTGGTGGTCACTCACCTCAGCTTGGCCTGGCCAGCACAGCCGCTGGGGACTTTGTCCCTGCAAACCAAGCagcggggctgggggcagggagttgGGACTCCTTGGGGGTCTTGCTTCCCAAAGGGGCAGGGGATGAAGGGATGCCAGGACATGGAATAGGAAGCTCAGAGCTTTTAAGAAGCttcaggaggagttcctattatggcttaGTAGCTTAAGAACCGGACTGGCAtcccaagaggacacaggttcaattcctggctttgttcagtgggttaggcgttgccatgagctgtggtgtaggtcataggtcacagatgtggcttgtggccctaaaaagcaaaaaaaaaaaagtacctggaAAAGCTTCAGAGTCAGTTACTTCAGAGGGGCAAAGGCCTGGACTCCTGGCCCCTGGTGGGGATAGAGGATGGGGGCAGGGTCACCTGTGTCTCGGCCTGtggcctgtgggagttccctgccAGGGATCCCACCTGGGCCCCAGCattgacaaggccagatccttaacctgctgagctgcctgGAAACTCAATGAAGTGTCGGTTTTACCCACCTAGGACACCAGCAAGCTGACACCCCTGACCCCTCTCCAGACAGAGGAACTGAAACCATGTCTGACACACTGTCTGGGAGGGAGGCTGCTGGCCAGAGGTAACCCCTCAGCCCAGAGAAGCCCCCCCCACCCGCTCCTGGCCAACGCCTTCTGAAGCCAAAGCAAACAGGCTCAGGCCTGGCTGGCCTCGGGGCTCCCTTCCTGGGGCCAGGCTGCCAGGCTTCCAGCCTCCCCTGACCCACGGAATCCCATGTTCCCACAGCCTCAAAGGCCTGGGAATGAGTGCCAGCTCCTCCAGTTCCACGTGGCCTCACCACACACCTCAACTCTGAGTCTGGGAGTCGTGTAACAGGGctgctgggggatggggggggtgcAGTCAGCGCTCACCAATCTGTCACAGAAGTTAACTGGAACTGTTCTTTGTTCTATCCCCGGATGATGGGTTAAATGCAACCATTTTCCCCGTCTTAGTGGACCGAGAAACAATGTTCAGAGAGGCTAGgtcatttgctcaaggtcacacagctgacaaCCCGCAGAGCCTGGATTCAGGCCTGGAGGCTTTGGTTCCAGAGTTCACAGTCCGAACCAGGCGACGGGACAGGAACACTCCAGGCCTGTGGAAGGCGCGGTATGCAGGCCGCGAGCTCCTGGAATGCGCAAGGCTTATGTGGGGGCAGAGAGCTGCATCCTCATTGCACAAATCGGGAAAGCGGCTCAGAGAAGCACTCAGATGTGCCCAAGGTCACGGCCCTCGAGAGGGAGTGAGGGTTAAAACtctgtggtgcaacggaaacgaatccaactgggaaccatgaggctgtgggttggatccccggcctcgctcaatgggttaaggatccagcacggcgctgccgtgagctgtggtgtaggtcgcagacgaggcttggatcccacttggctgtggctgtggctgtggctgtggtgtaggcccgcagctgtaactgtaattcgacccctagcctgggaacctccacaagccacgggtgtggccctaaaaagcaaaaaaacgaaAGCAAAAAGAACACTCTCAAAGCCTAAACTTTGAGCAAAAAGATCACTCTCAAAGCCTAATCTTTGAGCAGATGCCTTACACCGCCCCCACGCCTCTCATCCCCTTTCTGTCTGGGCCTCCAGCTCCCTTCCCCTTAACCCAGAAATCCAGACCTCAGACCCAGGATTTCGAGTCCCCAGCCTTGCCCCAATTCTATTCATCCAAGCACAGGACAAGAGAGAGGCAGGGCCGGGCCTTCTGGTCCTGCTCcttctccctgcccagcccacccccaccagtGGCATGGAGAAAGGCTCGGGAGTTACTGGGTGAGAGACACCTCTTTCCATGGGGGCTGGGAGTAAGGGGGGGGTGATAGGCTGCCaagccccaccctcccctcccctcccctcccccaccctgctgtGTGAAAGGGGAGGCCAGCCCACCTCGTGACCCGACGGGGGCTGGCCCAGCTGGCCCAGTTCTGGAGgagtgggcggggcggggggagccctATAATTGGCCGAATCTGGGCTCCCTGAATCCTACTCAGCCccggaggaggaaggaggaaggaggaggaggaagcaaccGGTGAGGAGCAGACCTGGGGGCACAGAGATGGGCTCGGGGCTTCggtgtgggggggtgggctgTCGGGGGAGGAGGAAATGACCTGGCCCCCCGGGGCCACCACCGAGGCAGGAGTTGGGGATGAGGCTAGAGCCCAGGGACTGGACCTAGAAGGAGGGTGGGCAGCAGGAGGAGGTTATCCGCCTTGGCTGGAAGGGGAGGTCAGGGAAGCAGCGGGACCTGTAGGAAGAACCAGACGAGCCAGAGCCGACGAATTGTACTGGCAGGTATGGCGCATCTACTCAAGTTTTGAGCACACTAAGAGCTCCATCGAGGAGACCCAGGGGTGGCGGCGACCAGGGGTGACCTCGACCGGGCTGGCGGCAGGGTAGCTAGAGCGTTGGTGGAAGGACATGTAAATGAGGATTAAATTAGGGAATGAGTGGAAAACAGGGTTTAGATGTGAAGTTGGAGCTTGGAATGTGAAGGTACCAGGAAGAACGTGAGCTTGGAGCCCAGAAAGCAAGGCTGGGGCTCACATGGGACTccagggtggagggggtggggggcgacgTGGGTGGAATTTGAAccctgggagagagggaaggcTTTTGGCCGCAGCCGACCTGGGGATGGGGAGATAGGAGAAGACAATGAGGGAATTACACGGACAATGGAAAGGATCTGCTCGGGAAATATCTGCTTGGATTAGGCTGATGCAGATAAGGGGGTGCAAGGCTTGGAAGGCTGTGACTGGACAGGGCTGGGCTCTGGGTGGGAGGAGCGAGCCCCGCCGCTGTTGAGTGACAATTTCTCCCTCCTGCAGGTTGGCCAATCGCAAGCCAGAAGATGAGGGTTCTGTGGGTTGCTTTGGTGGTAACCCTCCTCGCAGGTATGGGGGTGGGGCTTGCTCAggttccctgcccctcccccatccccggCTGTACCCGGTGCCCCTCCTTCATCCCTGGTCTCTTCTGCTGGTCTCTCTTCCCCTTGAGGAGAGGCCTAGATGTGAGGCCTCTCTGGCACTCCTTGCTTCTGAACAGCTCGTTttactctctgagcctcagtttccccatctttaaaatgggagttATGTTGAGAgattccagctgtggctcagcaggttaagaacccgactagtatccatgaggaagagggttcaatccctggcttcgctcagcgggttaaggatccggcgttgccatgagctgcggcataagtcgcagatgcagctcgaatcgggtgttgctgtggctgtggtgcaggctggcagctatcgcTTCCAtcggacccctcgcctgggaacttccacgtatgccactggtgcagccctaaaagacaaacaaacaaaaacgaaagaaagagaaaagaaaggaaagggggctTCTGTTTCTAATGCGTTGTTGCCTGGCAGGGCGTGAGCATTAGATACGTGTCAGCTGTGACTAGCGTGCACGGAGCACACAATCCATGCTTGTCCAGTAATTAGACAGGCTGGGTGTCCTtccacccctccctgcccaccagtGCTCTAGAGAAGCCCACCCACCGGGGCTGGGGGAGCACCTGCTCTGTACCAGGTACCGTGtgctgggagggggcagaggaccTGATGGCTGTGAACTGGCTCGGTGCAGGATGCCGGACAGAGGACGAGCCGGGGCCGCCGCCGGAGGTGCACGTGTGGTGGGAGGAGCCCAAGTGGCAGGGCAGCCAGCCCTGGGAGCAGGCCCTGGGCCGCTTCTGGGATTACCTGCGCTGGGTGCAGTCCCTGTCTGACCAAGTGCAGGAGGAGCTGCTCAGCACCAAGGTCACCCAGGAACTGACGTAAGTGCCCACCCGACTCccgccgcgcgcgcgcgcgcgcgcgcgcgcctgaCCCTCCTGGCGAACCGTGTGTTCTGGACCCTCAGGCTCCACCCGTCCGGGTTTCCTTCTGTCCTTGTCGCCAACTCTTGGGGGTCTgggtctctgtttcttttttttccttcttccttttttggggggagtttactttttcttttttctttcatttgacttCATGTCTTGCTTTCTTTCCATCTTGAGCTCCTGCCTTCGCCTGTCTCTGGGTCAGTCTTGCCGTCCTTGCTGTCTCTGAATCTCTGGCACGTCCTGGCCATCGCCAGCTCAGgagccctccttctccccctccccgcccccgccctctcTGCGCCCAGGGAGCTGATAGAGGAGAGCATGAAGGAGGTGAAGGCCTACCGCGAGGAGCTGGAGGCGCAGCTGGGCCCCGTGACCCAGGAGACGCAGGCGCGCCTGTCCAAGGAGCTGCAGGCGGCGCAGGCCCGCGTGGGCGCCGACATGGAGGACGTGCGCAACCGCTTGGTGCTCTACCGCAGCGAGGTGCACAACATGTTGGGCCAGACCACCGAGGAGCTGCGGAGCCGCCTGGCTTCCCACCTGCGCAAGCTGCGCAAGCGGCTGCTCCGCGACACCGAGGACCTGCAGAAGCGCCTGGCCGTGTACCAGGCGGGGCTGCGCGAGGGCGCCGAGCGCAGCGTGAGCGCCCTCCGCGAGCGCCTCGGGCCCCTGGTGGAGCAGGGCCGATTGCGCGCCGCCACCCTGAGTACCAGGGCCGGCCAGCCGCTGCGCGAGCGCGCCGAAGCCTGGGGCCAGAAGCTGCGCGGACGGCTGGAGGAGATGGGCAGCCGGACCCGCGACCGCCTGGATGAGATGCGTGAGCAGCTGGAGGAGGTGCGCACCAAAGTGGAGGAGCAGGGCAGCCAGTTGCGCCTGCAGGCCGAGGCCTTCCAGGCCCGCCTCAAAGGCTGGTTCGAGCCTCTGGTGGAAGACATGCGGCGCCAGTGGGCCGGGCTGGTGGAGAGGATGCAGTCGGCCGTGAGCATCAGCTCCTCCACCTCTGCGCCCAGTGATAATCAGTGAGTGCCCTCTCATCCGGGCACCCCCTTCGGGGCCCCGTTCCTGCCCaactcccccgcctcccccagcctTAGCTGCCCTCTTGGTGGGCCCCTGCTTAATAAAGATTCATCAAGCTTCACAGCAGCTTCTGGGTGTCCCCGTGTGATTTCTCagctccagcctcagtttccctttccttccctgcaCTGACCACCCAGTTCTCTGTCCTGCCCTCTGCCTGTGTGTGTCTATTTGTCTcttctcccccttttctttttttttggccgagcccatggcatgcggaagttccccggccagggattgaacccatgccacagccgccacaacgaaggatccttaactactaggccaccagggaactccatcctttctAACTCTGTCTTTGCTTTCCCTTTTTtagcgttttagggctgcaccctcagcatgtggaagtccccaggctaggggtcaaattggcgctacagctgccagcctacaccacagccccagcaacgcaggatccaagccacatctttgacctacaccacagctcatggtaacaccagatccttaacccactgagcaagggattgaaccacatcctcatggatactagtcgggtttgttaatcactgagccacggcaggaaccccACCCCTGACTACTGTGGGCAAAAAAGcaacttcagagttcctgttgtggctcagtgggttatgaacccaactagtatccatgagggtgcgggttcgatccctgatcctgctcagtgggttaaggatctgacattgccatgagctccagTATAGGTAACAGAAATGTCTTGCATCCACaccgctgtggctgtgacgtaggctggcagtttagctctgattcgacccctagcctgggaacttccttatgcccagGGTTTAACCCtagaaaagagggggaaaaaaatcaacatctgaGCCTCGGTTGGCCCAGCTTTAAAATGCCTGCTTCATGGCCTTGTTACTCAAAAGACCTGAAACCACtgccatttggtttttttttttaagtgtcttttttttttttaacgatttttattttttccattgtagttggtttacagcgttctgtgaGTTTTCTacggacccagtcacacacatatatacattctttttgtcacatcatcctccatcctgctccatccccagtgactagatatagttcccagtgctctacagcaggatctcattgcttatcctctccagATGCAATGGTTTACGTCTATtaaacccagactcccagtccatcccacgccctccccttcccccccactGCCATTTTTGTTgagccattttcatttttttttcctccctctccctctcttacCCGATTCTGCCTCCTTTCTGCTCCTGGCCTCTGTTCTCAGTCCTGCTCTCCCTGAGAGGCTTCATTTCTCTGGCTTCCTCTTTTCCTCCGCCTCTTTCTGTCCTCTCCCCCTCTGGTTGCTCCTGCCCCTGGCCCTGCTTGTTTCTAGTTGCCCTTCCTCCAGGTTTGCCCTCGCCACCACGtgggccctctcttttttttttttttttacttcccccgaccaggaatcgaaccctagCCATAgaagtcacaatgccagatccttagctacTAGCCCACCAGGGAGTTCCATCTCCCCtcatccttctctcctcccctggaTCACTGGCCTCTTGGCTACCTTGACAAGCCTACCAGGTGCTGGGTGCAGGCTGGAGAGAGGGGCCAGCCTGTGACCCTTGGTATTAAGGGCGGGGCCATCATGTTGGGAGCTGACACGCAGCATGGCTGGAGCCTGGAGAAGCAGGAGCTTCCCTCCCACGCCCTCAGTTCTCAGGAGGGGAGCAGGATTCCATCCAGAGCCAGCGGACTTGTGTCTTCCAGGCGGGCCTCTGCCCCGCTTGGCTCTGGTAAACTCTGTGCTCACTCCGCGCTTTCCCTGCCCTGCTTGCCGCTGTGGAATCaggctccctccccccagccagaTGTTCCACCCTTGGGACTGTGTGAGGCGGGGCTACATCTGTGTGAGGCAGGGCCAAGTTTCTGCTGATTCACTCACTGTGTGTCCAGGGCCTGGGCATCTCATTCCCCAGATGTCGGGGAGTGGGGCTCTCAGCCATATCTCCCATTTTAAAAGctggatcttggagttcccttcatggctcgatGGAagcaaatctggctagcatccatgaggatgcgggttcgatccctggcctcactcagtaggttaaggatctggtgttgccgagagctggggtgtaggtagcagatggggctgtggctgtggtgcaggccggcagctgcagctccagtttgacccctaacctgggaacctccatgtgcactgggtgcggccctaaaataaataaatgcatacgtaactaaatacatacatacatacatacataataaaataaaaaaattaaaagctggaTCTCAAATTCTGTTTGAAGCCAGCTAGGCGGAGAGGGGCGCTCACCACCACACCCCAGCAGCCCAGGTTCCTCTCTCAGTGAAAGGAGGCTGGCAGGGGGGGCAGTGGGGTGGCGGCTGACCCCAGCAGGGATCCAGAGAGTCAGCCTGAAGGGGGGAAGATGATGAAGGACAGAGAAGGGGGCGGCACGCAGCCTCTCATTGAGCCTCTGAACCTTCTTAGCTGCCCATCAGTTTCCCCCTCCCTAAACGGAGGTGACAGTGACGATGAGACTGGCCAAACCAAGCTGTCatccggggtggggaggggaggagagcagaCATTCGGGTGGATGTGGGGAGCGCTGGGCTCACAGAGGAAGCAGCCCTCATCagaggggcctgggggctggCGGGGGCTGGATGCACTCGGAGGGCTGTTGCAATCCGGCCAGGGTAGCATCTGTGCTTGTCTTTCACAACCATCCCCTCCTCGCCCCAAGGCTGACACGTGGTTGTTGGGCACGAGGCCAGCCAACCTAGCGTCTGGGGCCAGGGCCTCTCTCCCCCAGCTGCCAGGGATCACGAGCAGTCAAAGGCAGCTGGAGGAAGGGGGCAGCCTAGGCCGGCAGCCCTGCCAACCAATGTGGAGGAAGGGACAGGGAGAGTGCGTGGTGGTAGGAGTGGCCAAGAGGGGGCATGAGAGCAGATGGAGTGTTTCCAGGGACCTGGAGGCTTGCAGAGGCAGGGAACCCAGCGTCGGGGAACAGGGTTTCTGGTGGACCCAGTGGAGGGCACAGATTAGGAGCCTTGCAGCTGAggttctgcctctttttttattttagtgctgtacccgcggcataggGACGTTCTcagcctaggagtcgaatcagagctgcagctgctggcctacaccacagccacgccagatccaagctgcttctgcgacctaaaccacagcttacagcaatgacggatccttgacccactgagtggggccagggatggaactggcatcctgagccacaacagaaactcatcTGCACTTCTGACAGGTTCAGGACAAcctcctccaggagttccccattgtggcgcagcagaaacgaatccaactaggaaccacgatgttgtaggttcgacccctggcctcgctcagtggcttaaggatctgacatgtgagctgtggtgtaggtcgcatacatggcttggatctagtgtttctGCGGCTGTGGAGTAGAGcagcagccgtagctcccatgggacccctaacctgggaacctccatgtgccgcaggtacggccctaaaaagaaaaaaaaaaaaaaaaaaagagaaagagagagagaccctcCACTGAAGGAAGATTGGGGGCTGTGAAATTAAGGCTCCAGAGAGCGTCCAGGGAGGCCTGGGAGTCTCCCAGAtgcagagagaggggagaatgGAAGGGCTAGTCGGACAGTGATATTGGAGATGGCATGGTGGGCAGGTGTGTGGAGGCAGACTATGAGACCCCAGACTCCTGAAGAGTCTTGAGCTGAAGAGACCTActaagaaggggaggaggagttgccatcctggctcagtggttaacgaatccgacgaggaaccatgaggttgcgggttcgatccccggcccctgctcagtgggttaaggatccggcgttgccatgagctgtggtgtaggttgcagacgtggctcggatcccgtgtggctgtggctctggcgtaggccggcggctacagctccgattggacccctagcctgggaacctccatatgccatgggagcggcccaagaaatggcaaaaagacaaaaaaaaaaagactccttccAAGAACTTGGGTGCTATGCACTATTAAGGCCATGAGGGGTAATACCCTCAGAGGGCCCAGAGAtgtaaagtcacacagccagcatgCGGACAACTGGATCGGGGCCCCCAGCCTCAGGCAATCACTCCACTACcctcctcctgggctgggctgcccAAGATAAGGAACATTATCTTGGGCTGATTCACCACCAGGCACACAGAAGGCATTTATtacacttcttcttctttttttttttttttttaatttttgtcttttcagagctgcacccacagcttatagaggtacccaggctaggggtcgaatcagagcagcagctgccagcctgcaccacagccacagcaacgtgggatccgagctgcatcttaaactaccccacagctcacagcaacaccggatccttaacccact contains the following coding sequences:
- the APOE gene encoding apolipoprotein E precursor (The RefSeq protein has 6 substitutions compared to this genomic sequence), producing MRVLWVALVVTLLAGCRTEDEPGPPPEVHVWWEESKWQGSQPWEQALGRFWDYLRWVQSLSDQVQEELLSTKVTQELTELIEESMKEVKAYREELEAQLGPVTQETQARLSKELQAAQARVGADMEDVRNRLVLYRSEVHNMLGQTTEELRSRLASHLRNVRKRLVRDTEDLQKRLAVYQAGLREGAERSVSALRERLGPLVEQGRLRAATLSTRAGQPLRERAEAWGQKLRGRLEEMGSRTRDRLDEMRDELEEVRTKVEEQGSQLRLQAEAFQARLKGWFEPLVEDMRRQWAGLVERMQSAVSISSSTSAPSDNQ